From a single Saimiri boliviensis isolate mSaiBol1 chromosome 15, mSaiBol1.pri, whole genome shotgun sequence genomic region:
- the MYC gene encoding myc proto-oncogene protein: protein MPLNVSFSNRNYDLDYDSVQPYFYCDEEENFYQQQQQSELQPPAPSEDIWKKFELLPTPPLSPSRRSGLCSTSCVSVTPFSPRGDNDGGGGSFSTADQLEMVTELLGGDMVNQSFICDPDDETFIKNIIIQDCMWSGFSAAAKLVSEKLASYQAARKDSGSPNPARGHSVCSTSSLYLQDLSAAASECIDPSVVFPYPLNDSSSPKPCASPDTSAFSPSSDSLLSSTESSPRASPEPLVLHEETPPTTSSDSEEEQEDEEIDVVSVEKRQPPGKRSESGSPSSGGHSKPPHSPLVLKRCHVSTHQHNYAAPPSTRKDYPAAKRVKLDSVRVLRQISNNRKCTSPRSSDTEENDKRRTHNVLERQRRNELKRSFFALRDQIPELENNEKAPKVVILKKATAYILSIQAEEQKLISEKDLLRKRRDQLKHKLEQLRNSCA from the exons ATGCCCCTCAACGTCAGCTTCAGCAACAGGAACTATGACCTCGACTACGACTCGGTGCAGCCGTATTTCTACTGCGACGAAGAAGAGAACTtctaccagcagcagcagcagagcgAGCTGCAGCCGCCAGCGCCCAGCGAGGATATCTGGAAGAAATTCGAGCTGCTGCCCACCCCGCCACTGTCCCCGAGCCGCCGCTCCGGGCTCTGCTCGACCTCCTGCGTTTCGGTCACGCCCTTCTCTCCTCGGGGAGACAACGACGGCGGTGGCGGGAGCTTCTCCACAGCCGACCAGCTGGAGATGGTGacggagctgctgggaggagacaTGGTGAACCAGAGCTTCATCTGCGACCCGGACGACGAGACCTTCATCAAAAACATCATCATCCAGGACTGTATGTGGAGCGGCTTCTCGGCCGCCGCCAAGCTCGTCTCAGAGAAGCTGGCCTCCTACCAGGCTGCGCGCAAAGACAGCGGCAGCCCGAACCCCGCCCGCGGGCACAGCGTCTGCTCCACCTCCAGCTTGTACCTGCAGGATCTGAGCGCCGCCGCCTCGGAGTGCATCGACCCCTCGGTGGTCTTCCCGTACCCGCTCAATGACAGCAGCTCGCCCAAGCCCTGCGCCTCGCCAGACACCAGCGCCTTCTCCCCGTCCTCAGACTCTCTGCTCTCCTCGACCGAGTCCTCCCCGCGGGCCAGCCCCGAGCCCCTGGTGCTGCATGAGGAGACACCGCCCACCACCAGCAGCGACTCTG AGGAGGAACAAGAGGATGAAGAAATCGACGTCGTTTCTGTGGAAAAGAGGCAGCCCCCTGGCAAAAGGTCAGAGTCAGGATCACCCTCTTCTGGAGGCCACAGCAAACCTCCTCACAGCCCACTGGTCCTCAAGAGGTGCCACGTCTCCACACATCAGCACAATTACGCAGCCCCTCCCTCCACGCGGAAGGACTACCCAGCTGCCAAGAGGGTCAAGTTGGACAGTGTCAGAGTCCTGAGGCAGATCAGCAACAACCGAAAATGCACCAGCCCCAGGTCCTCAGACACCGAGGAAAATGACAAGAGGCGAACGCACAACGTCCTGGAGCGCCAGAGAAGGAACGAGCTCAAACGGAGCTTCTTTGCCCTCCGTGACCAGATCCCAGAGCTGGAAAACAATGAAAAGGCCCCCAAGGTAGTTATTCTTAAGAAAGCCACAGCATACATCCTGTCCATCCAAGCCGAGGAGCAAAAGCTCATTTCTGAAAAGGACTTGTTGCGGAAGCGACGGGATCAGTTGAAACACAAACTTGAACAGCTGCGGAACTCTTGTGCATAA